The region GCCCCTCTGTTTCTGCAGTAATACCTGCTCTGACTCCAACTTTTAGTGGAACGTGAGACATAGTAATAACTAGATTTGTAGTAGAGCCATCCCTGCTGAGAGTGTGAACCTGCTCACACAGAAGAAGATACCATCAGTGGTTCGGTGAGTTTCTACTAAATATATAAGACAAGAGAAAGAACAGTATAGTGGGCACaatatctttatatatatatatatatatatatatatatatatatatatatatatatatatatatatattcttgatagcaagtgtgtgagagtttgatTGTCTGAATAAAATAGGATTAGAACAAGGAAACCTTTGCGACACATGTAAATGCATTAGTCATTGTTGTGGAAAAAAGGTTCAGTTTTAAATTATGAAGAGTTGAAGAGTTTAGTTTAAGTTTGTGGATCAAAAGACAGAATGTCCATTCTCTGTAGAAGAGAGCCTGGGTCGTGACATATTCTGAAATGGCTCAGAAATACCTTTATTATAGGTTCAAAAACACTCAGAAATGAATAGGAGTGAATGGAGAGCTATTCACATCCTGCGGCATGCTTTGGAAGGAAAATCCTAGGGGCCTAATTCCAACTTAGGGCACAAATCCCTATGTGCGCCGACATAATCTCCCTTCTGACTGTTCCacataaatgtacatttctgtGGAGAGGATAGTGCCAAACTGAAAAGTAATCACTGTAGCAACATTACCTCAATGTACTTAAaatatgctttttattttggCACATTTTCTGTCCGTGTTTAAACGTGTATTGCATTTCAATGAGATGTTTATTTCTAAGAACCTcacaatgtaaacaaaatacagtTGAGCACTGATTACATTTAGAGGTGGATTGTATTCAATTCAGACATTAattcagcatttatttttttaaaaatgcaaatccTCATCTATTGTTTGTCAGTAAAGATAAAAAAGCGATGTGAAAACAATCTAATAGtggtttttcagtttttcatgtATTCTTCATAACAGTAAAACAATGACAGCCAGtgtttcattcatacattcattcatgcattattTCAACAAgtgtttcaaatttaaatatagTAATGCGGAGAATGAGACTGTCTTTTAGATCTCTTAGACCAATATGATACTATCACTTTAGATTTCATTGTAATTAATGGACCATTTAAAATCGAACGGCAGTTGTAGAATAATACATATAtgcaaaatacatggacagatGCTGGCACAACTGCAGCCTGAAACCAGTGTTGAAATCAGTTTCTCTGCACCCCAAAATttagtatttgtttattattttaggaAGAATTATTGTGCCACATGAATAGCCTTTTGCTCCATCCACTACTTCTGGAGTCATAGCCACTACAGATGTAGAAACACTCCTGAAACTTTGATCACATTTAGTAAAGCTTCAGACTCATGGTTTTACTGAATAAAGtgaataaaatgtttcattggcgcagcaggtagtgttgcagtcacacagctccagggacctggaggttgtgggtttgattcccgctccaggtgactctctgtaaggagttggtgtgttctccccgtgtctgcatgggtttcctccgggtgctccggtttcctcccacagtccaaaaacacacgttgatatgtggattggcgactcaaaagtgtgagtatgtgagtgaatatgtgagtttgtgtgttgccctgtgaaggactggcgccccctccagggtgtattcctgccttgtgtccaatgattccaggtaggctctggacccaccacgaccctgaactggataagcggttacagataatgaataaatgaatgaatgtataatgcTGCTACAGTTAGCAGTATTTGAggcattgttttcttttctggttttgtattcagataaaataaacacatgcactgaatatttatgtatttacagTTAAAATCATTAGAATTACATAAAGGCAAAACTATATAACAGCTGTTTCAAAGCATATTCTTCCCTTAAAACACTATTGGTACTTAATAATATGAATAAAGCTCATAATAGCTGTGGAAATAGTCTCTTTATTTTTCCCTAGACAAATCACTGAAGATCTCCTTTGCAGCAAATATTGTATTCCAAATTATTTACAATACGTTACTCTCACTGAGTATGAATAATGGAAtatgttataaaatacattttagggCATGTATTATGTATTCTCTAATGGAATACATTTTGAAAGTAACCCTTCCAACTATACGAATATGtatttaaaggtgacattcccAATTTCTGCTTGCacttgaaactggtctaatgtgtttaccaagctcaagtgtctgtaaatgggttaaaaaaataataaaaaagcctgTCAGAATTTGATTGCCCTACTGCTCAGATATACTCACCTAAATCAGTTAATTTCCTCTGTAGCTGGTTTTTCACATTCTGTAGAAGGTCTTTCTGGATTCTCAGAGTGTTGTAGTTGCTCTGTAATTCTTCCTTTTCTTTAGTTATTTTAACATTATGCTCTTGTAGCTGTTGTTTTTCTACCATTGTTGTTCTTCTATAGCTGCTGTAACTGGTCTGTAACCGGTCTCTCTCTACAGTCAGGTCCTTGTACCTTGTCTGTAACCGATCTCTCTCTACAGTCAAATCCTTGTTCCTTGTCTGTAACTGGGCTCTCTCTACAGTCAGGTCCTTGTACCTTGTCTGTAACCGATCTCTCTCTAAAGTCAGGTCCTTGTACCTTGTCTGTAATCGGTTTTTCTCTGCAATCAAATCTGTGCACCTTATCTGTAACTGATCTCTCTCTACAGTCAGGTCCTTGTACCTTGTCTGTAACTGATCTTTCTCCATGGACAGGTCCTTGTACCTGGACTGTAATCGGCCTCCCTCTGTAGTCAAGATTTTGTAACTGCTTTGTAATTGGTCTCTCTCTGAAGTCAGGTTTGTGTAACTGGTCTGCAACTGGTCTCTCTCAATTGTCAGATCATTGTAACTGCTGAGTAACTGGTCTCTGTCCACAGTAAGGTTTGTGTACCTGGTCTGTAACTGGTCTCTCTCCACAGTCAGGTTTGTGTAACTGGTCTGTAACTGGTCTCTCTCCACAGTCAGGTGTGTGTAACTGGTCTGTAACTGGTCTCTCTCAATAGTCAGATCATTGTAACTGACCTGTAACTGGTCTCTTTCTGTAGTCAGGTTTGTGTACCTGGACTGTAACTGGTCTCTCCCCACAGTCAGGTTTTTGTAACTGGTCTGTAACTGGTCTCTCTCCACAGTCAGGTTTGTGTAACTGGTCTGTAACTGGTCTCTCTCCACAGTCAGGTGTGTGTAACTGGTCTGTAACTGGTCTCTCTCAATAGTCAGATCATTGTAACTGACCTGTAACTGGTCTTTTTCTGTAGTCAGTTTTTTGTTACTGCTGAGTAACTGGTCTCTCTCCACAGTCAGGTCTGTGTAACTGGTCTGTAACTGGTCTTTCGCTATAGTCAGATCATTGTAACTGACCTGTAACTGGTCTCTTTCTATAGTCAGGTTTGTGTACCTGGACTGTAACTGGTCTCTCCCCACAGTCAGGTTTGTGTAACTGGTCTGTAACTGATCTCTCTCAATAGTCAGATCATTGTAACTGACCTGTAACTGGTCTTTTTCTGTAGTCAGTTTTTTGTTACTGCTGAGTAACTGGTCTCTCTCCACAGTCAGGTCTGTGTAACTGGTCTGTAACTGGTCTTTCGCTATAGTCAGATCATTGTAACTGACCTGTAACTGGTCTCTTTCAATAGTCAGGTTTGTGTACCTGGACTGTAACTGGTCTCTCCCCACAGTCAGGTTTGTGTAACTGGTCTGTAACCGGTCTTTCTCTATAGTCAGATCATTGTAGCTGACCTGTAACTGGTCCCTCTCTGTAGTCAGTCTTTTGTAACTGCTGAGTAACTGGTCTCTCTCCACAGTCAGAATTGTGTAACTGGTCTGTAACTGGTCTCTCTCCACAGTCAGATTTGTGTAACTGGTTTGTAACTGATCTCTCTCTATAGTCAGATTGCTGGAACTGGTCCCTAACTGGTATTTCTCTGTGGTCAGGTTGTTGAAGTGGATCCACAGTACTGTGATGGCAGTCAGCAGAAGAACACACAGTAGCCCCAGACACACTGCAGCCATTCTGCAGCATTTGTTCCTTGCAGCATTATGTCCAGAATCTAGAAATAAAtcatttggagacatttcttATGTAGCAGCAATAGACTAACATcaactaaaacaataaaataataaaattacaaataatagCATCTCTAGCCTCTCAACTCTGGACCTAATGGTAAAAATTGCTCTTAGAAATTAAGGATGCTTTTGAATCAGTGGATTCAGTGCCTTATCCAGGGCTTTTCAAGTCTTATAGTGTCTCTCCATTAggtaaaacacacacgcacactcacattAAAAATTATTACTGCAGGGTTCTATATGGTTTTACTTAAATGCACTCTAAAGTCCTATTTGGAAGGGATTACTTTTACCTGTGGATGTGGGGttaaagtaattattacctGAGTATCTCAGTTTGAGATCTGAATAGACCAATTCAGTCATTTTTCCTGAGTGTGTGCTACGACGTGTGTTATGACAGTCTTAAAACTCTAGTAGTTctgctgtgtatgatccacACCATGTGACAGCAGTGTGTGAATTGAGTAACCCCTAAcatctctgttattttcacaGCGATTTCTTATCAAGTACGAATCCACCATAAACATCACTGACATCTTGTAGAAAAATTACATTACCTCAGTTTCCTATGTAAAACTCATCCTTCCTGGATAGGGCTTAAGCCTCCTAAAGTCATGTTTAAGCTTTTGCCCCCTTAGGTTCTTTCTGAAGTGCCTAAGCTGTTCATTGTATAGAAAAATTTTAACATGGTCGTTATTTTTGTGAACATTTAATATCCTTCTGATTATTTCTAATTTACAATGCTTTTCTTCTGTAAATTCACTTGCAGTAGTAGTATTTTAGATAATATTGAAATTGTAAAATTCCATTATGTTGAGACCATAGGAAATGCTTGGAATTTTCTTCATGTCAACTTTTGAAAGATCACAACAGTTTTGCCTTCTCCTGTCAAGTTGTCCTGTTAAATGCTTGAGGGTACACATAATGTTTTGGACAGAGATGATAAAAAATTAGTTTATAGTACCTGAATTCTTCattgattcttttatttttctggtCCTGGTGGTCCACAGGTCCTCCATATCCGTATCTAAACCATATTTATcttctgaaattgttttatttgtaaagatTTCCTCCCTCATCTCCATTCTCGGCTATGCAGCTATATATCTAGCAGTACTGAGTGAATAAGTTTCAACAGatggtttttgtgttttgtgtctaCCTTTAAATGAAGTACAACTTTTAATGTGTCTTTGTAACGCCTACTTCCACATTTGCTCATTTCCTACAAAAGTTGTGATTTCTGATGTGAACTTGAGAAACTTTCAGgaaatcacaaaaacaacaaaaatatgaatGATTGTAAAGTtattagccctgtgaaggactggcgtcccccccagggtgtattcccgccttgcgcccgatgattccaggtaggctctggaccccccgcgaccctaaaattggataagcggttacagataatggatggatggatggatgtaaagTTATTAATTActttacacttttttctacatcatttgaaaaacTCACATTGCTTTGTAGTATCTGAATCCATTTAtactccacagagcaggtcccCCACATGGGAGTGAACATGTTAAAAATAGTTTTAACACTAAGCGTTTATTACTCtataatgtgatttttttttttttttggtaacatGGGAAAGTATTTCCACTTTAGTTACTAACAACCAACAAATGCATTTATGGCCAGAGAATCATAATCCTTTTCACTCATCCTGTGGctctaaacaataataataatacaaaaaattaTACTGGTTTATGCTCTCAGACCAATCCAGACTACAGCACTATCATCATGGTTTAGACCAGGGGGCATGAATAGGTGGCCCACGGTCTGAGTCTGGACAAAAACGCTGCCCTCTCCTGTAACTGAGAAACTATTAAGAGTTGTTTAAGTTTTACAGAGTGTTTGCTTCAAATGGTGTTactcttctagtcattacagttcatgtttatttgaaatgagaaaaggacattttatttagaatatttgttatttatatttataaatctgAGATACATTGAAATGATTGAAAGgttaatttgatttaaaattttgtttttaagtacataaaatgttgctataaTCACAAGACTACTTCAGGATGCAGGATAtagcactgatcataatgcaggttatacattatacataatgcagtttataCACCCggaccttggcttgagaaaattttctctaactggaccttaatgaattttaattaattatcccTGGCCTAGACATTCAGCAAAACATTCCGTGATAGTGGGAATAAAATCCAACAATTTTACACAATTTGAAAAACATAATGCTACACTCAACcaaccacagaaaaaaacaggctGCTTCCAaagattacattacattaagcTTACATTATTTTATGGTTACTAAAGCATCACTTTTATGCTttatgaatcattcattcattacctgtaaccacttgtccaattcagggtcattgggcgcaaggcgggaatacaccctggagggggtgccagtccttcacagggcaacacacacacgacacttttgagtcgccaattcacctaccaacgtgtgtttttggactgtgggaggaaaccggagcacccggaggaaacggggagaacacaccaactcctcacagacagtcacccagagcgggaatcgaacccacaacctctaggtccctggagctgtgtgactgcgacactacctgctgcgccaccgtgccacccctttATGAATCAGtgataatatatatttgataaaggAATAGGACATTGCTGGGGTTTAGTATAGAAATACTTATATTTCAGGATAAACATCTGATTGATAAAATGGCACTTTGTGTGATAAAGCTAAGTTCAAGTTCAAGCTAAGTCCAGAAATTCCACCTGTTTTGTATGTAATGTTATAATCAAACAGAAAACCTGTGCAGATGAACTGTTTAGAGGGGCATTACAGTCAGATGTGTCCAgaatgttggtgtgtgttataAGGACAGACAACATAATTTGTAAAATTTAGTTTTGTAAAATTTAGACCACAAAGTGAAATGCTTGTGGGTAACAGAAACACTTCACACATGAAGAAGAGATTATGATAAATTATCACAACAACTTTTAACTTATTTCTGTTCATGACTCTACTAAAACACTGTAATGTTGAGTCCAGCTTGGCTGCAGTCTTCAGTAAGTGTTGTTTAAGCCATAGCTTAAATTAAGTGAACTCTTGAATGCTTGTGACACTCCATGACACCACTTTTGCTTACATCATCATCAAATGTCATCAAAGTGCATATTTCAAGGAAGAACTTGGGGCTTATGGCTAATCCAtaacatttttagcattttaGAAATCTCAGCTAGATGTGTTTGTTAACTGCCAATAAAAAGAATACATCTGTGGAAAAGATGAGGTAAGGTCACAATGAAAGCCCAATTTACCTGTCAGTACAGAAGTGAGGACTAAATGCGATATGGTACAAGGTTAACATGGTTGAAATAAATTTTCAGAGGGAAACTGCTGACTGAGTTGCTGATCTTTTAAGTACATCTTACAGGTTCTGCTTGAACCTTTTGGTTGCCAcctaaagaaatatattttacctTGGGTCAGTAATTCAGTTCAGATGATGGTTCCCCTTTTGAGTTTTGGTTCCTCTGACTTAATGTTCCTGAGTTATCATTTCAGCTTCGGCTTTCTAATCAGGATCTAAACCTAATGTTCTGGAAAGTTACTTTAGGTCATGCCTGCGATGACACATCTCCagagtcctgtgtgtgtgtgtgtgtgtgtgtgtgtgtgtgtgtgtgtgtgtgtgactgagaatTCCTCCATCTCCATCCTGAAAGTGCAAAAGTGAAAGtgatatatttttgtcattgttCAACAGTACAATGAAATTTGATCTCTGTATTAACTCATCTGTGACAATAAATACATACCCAGAGCAGTGACCAGCCACCCTCAGGTATTTTTGGGGATTAGGTGCCTTACTTCTGGTGGTTATGGGGATCCAAATAATAACCTTCCATTCCCAAACATGGTTTCAGAGCAcaacactaatgtaaacagatacaTTATGACAGaggttcccaaacttttgcaaCTGGCAACCAATTTAATCTAGCTCGAGGTACTGTGGAGTAACTTTTCTGTCACAAATGTACAAAAGCAAACATAAATCTGCAAGCAAAATTCCTATAATCAAGACCAGAATGTAcattcagaaaagaaaatataaaaagtatatttttaaaagatactTGGTTACCATATTACTCCACATATTGTGGACAACAAATGGCACACATTGTGGACAAAGGGAAAAATCCTTTCCACCAAGGCATATCGGAGGCCTTTCAGAACTTTCAGCAACATTTTTGGGAGCCCTTCTGAACCTAAAGCAACTTTTTCTTACGCTCTTTGGAACCTAGGCAACACTTTTGGAGGCCCTTTGGAACCTAAGCAACTTTCAAGGGTCATCTTGATACTTAGATCAATGAACCCTATGGGGTATGCCACAGTATTGTTCCCTGGACCAACACTTTGGCAGATTTCAAAACCACCCCTAGTATTATTCTATAGACAGACATCACTTACAAGCTAAAACTTTAAAGGAAATCCTTACAGTGGCTGTATAATCTAAGTATTTGTTCAGCCTACATTCAGCAGATTCTGAGCTGTTTgtaagttttgttcattttaaccaACACAAGGCGATGCATGTTTGTAGCAGACAAAAACATAAGGTGAGTAGTTCATTCAGTCTGGATTTTCTCTGGCAGGAGGAAAACACCAACATGACTGATCcagactggatgagtgtgtgaaactgtccacaggtgtgtgtgtgtgtgagtgactcaaGCTCTCTTCAGTTTGAGTTAGTGCCTTGTACACAATGAATCTGACagactgcaaccctgaacaagATAAAGAGtatttatagaaaatgaatgaattaaagttTACATTTCTGGCTTCTGACaaattccaacacacacacacacaaatgaaaacaTGACAATGCATATTGCtgacataaatattttatttgataaaaatCTCCTGATATATGAtagataaaataattttttttttttgaggaagCAACAGAGAACTCATGCATAACTCAGAGGGAAAGACAGAATATGGTGTGATGTAATgaatgcaatatatatatattgctgttcataaaattagaatatcatgaaaaagataTCATGAAAAGACCCAtagaaaaaaaggatttttacaAATGCTGGCCAACTAAAAAGTAttaacatgaaaagtatgagcatgtacagcactcaatacttagttggggctctttttgcctgaattactgctgcaatgtggcgtggcatggagttgatcagtctgtagcactgctcaggtgttatgagagcccaggatgcttttctgcattgttgggtctggcgtattgcatgttcctcttcacaataccccatagattttctttgcctgtaaataactttaatttcagaagacaCGAACAGAGTGGTGTAATACAAAACAGGATTTcacagtttagccagataacttaaagGTGACagtcatgattgtaatcaaaaaacactttttatatacAATTCAAAAGttgtttcctcaacatttgctgctctccaatcAGTTTGCATTGGAAATTGGggtaatgtgtttatgaagccctggTGTATTTAAATCAGTAAAAAAGAGTCTGAGAAGAATGAAAAAGTCCTATTGGACAGTCAACTTTGTAAACTCATAAGTCATGCTTCGTGGAATAGCACAATATGTCCTCCAATATTTTGACCTATAGGGTTACTGTATGTTACACCAATATACAGGGGCTGGACAATGAGACTGAAACACCTGTTTGCAGACCAAAATAGTTTATTAGTATgttgtagggcctccttttgcggccaatacagcgtcaatttgtcttgggaatgacatatacaagtcctgcatagtggtcagagggattttaagccattcttcttgcaggatagtggccaggtcactacgtgatgctagTGGagggaaaacgtttcctgactcgctcctccaaaacaacccaaagtggctcaataatatttagatctggtgactgtgcaggccatggaagatgttcaacttcactttcacgttcatcaaaccaatctttcaccagtcttgctgtgtattggtgcattgtcatcctgatacacagcaccgccttcaggacacaatttttgaaccattggatgcacatggtcttactggtgcaatgtgcaaataatgaagattggccacaaGGCTgatccaatttagccatgaaacctcccacaatcaaatgacaggtgtttcagtttcattctcCAACCCCTATACATCAGTATTAGTCAGACATAATATTAAGATGATCTTGTTTCTATGTTCactgtccatttgatcagctccactgcccAGACAGGAGCactaattctacaattacaaacagtCTCCCACCTATTGTTTTGCAGAATTTGTTAGCCCACTTTCATCCTATGattctccagcagcactgcagtgtctgatccactcataccagcgcaacacacactaac is a window of Hoplias malabaricus isolate fHopMal1 chromosome 1, fHopMal1.hap1, whole genome shotgun sequence DNA encoding:
- the LOC136708406 gene encoding paramyosin-like, whose product is MSPNDLFLDSGHNAARNKCCRMAAVCLGLLCVLLLTAITVLWIHFNNLTTEKYQLGTSSSNLTIERDQLQTSYTNLTVERDQLQTSYTILTVERDQLLSSYKRLTTERDQLQVSYNDLTIEKDRLQTSYTNLTVGRDQLQSRYTNLTIERDQLQVSYNDLTIAKDQLQTSYTDLTVERDQLLSSNKKLTTEKDQLQVSYNDLTIERDQLQTSYTNLTVGRDQLQSRYTNLTIERDQLQVSYNDLTIAKDQLQTSYTDLTVERDQLLSSNKKLTTEKDQLQVSYNDLTIERDQLQTSYTHLTVERDQLQTSYTNLTVERDQLQTSYKNLTVGRDQLQSRYTNLTTERDQLQVSYNDLTIERDQLQTSYTHLTVERDQLQTSYTNLTVERDQLQTRYTNLTVDRDQLLSSYNDLTIERDQLQTSYTNLTSERDQLQSSYKILTTEGGRLQSRYKDLSMEKDQLQTRYKDLTVERDQLQIRCTDLIAEKNRLQTRYKDLTLERDRLQTRYKDLTVERAQLQTRNKDLTVERDRLQTRYKDLTVERDRLQTSYSSYRRTTMVEKQQLQEHNVKITKEKEELQSNYNTLRIQKDLLQNVKNQLQRKLTDLGSHSQQGWLYYKSSYYYVSRSTKSWSQSRYYCRNRGADLVIINNKEEQDFIVESLGHDDGAVAWIGLTDSDREGYWKWVDGTRLTSGYWDDGEPNNVGEEDCAV